The Halorientalis sp. IM1011 genome window below encodes:
- a CDS encoding DUF5816 domain-containing protein — MEARTTEDGEQLYVAREEAETGSKGPFFVVYADPDREDRWGYFCSNCETFDNAMDAMGRIQCNVCSNIRKADEWDAAHE; from the coding sequence ATGGAAGCCCGGACGACAGAGGACGGAGAGCAGCTGTACGTCGCCCGCGAGGAAGCCGAAACCGGCTCGAAAGGCCCTTTCTTCGTCGTCTACGCCGACCCCGACCGCGAAGACCGCTGGGGCTACTTCTGTTCCAACTGCGAGACTTTCGACAACGCGATGGACGCGATGGGCCGTATCCAGTGTAACGTCTGCAGCAACATCCGCAAAGCCGACGAGTGGGACGCCGCCCACGAGTGA
- a CDS encoding alanine--glyoxylate aminotransferase family protein, translating into MDRPRVGELSPPDRMLMGPGPSDVHPRVLRAMSTPLVGHLDPAFVEIMDDVQDLLRYAFRTDNQWTIPVSGTGSAAMEAAVANLTEPGDTVLVPGNGYFGERMAAMVRRADGEAVFVDAPWGEPLDPAAVEEAFDRHQPDILGFVHAETSTGALQPNVPELTSIAHEHDALVIADTVTSLGGVELRVDEWGIDVAYSADQKCLSCPPGASPLTLNDRAMDKVLSRETPVRSWYLDLSLLQEYWGDERAYHHTAPITNVYALREALRLVAEEGIENRWARHRRVAGALKAGVEAMGLELNPEEDWWLPSLNAVRLPAGVDDGTVIEALVEEYGIEIAGGLGDLSGDILRIGCMGHSARAENVLALTNALGNTLEALDADVDADAGANAARRALRR; encoded by the coding sequence ATGGACAGACCGAGGGTCGGGGAGCTGTCACCACCCGACAGGATGCTGATGGGCCCCGGGCCGAGCGACGTGCATCCCCGCGTCTTGCGGGCGATGAGTACGCCGCTCGTGGGCCATCTCGACCCGGCGTTCGTCGAGATCATGGACGACGTGCAGGACCTGCTGCGGTACGCCTTCCGCACGGACAACCAGTGGACCATTCCGGTGAGCGGCACCGGATCGGCGGCGATGGAGGCCGCCGTCGCCAACCTCACCGAACCCGGCGACACGGTGCTGGTCCCGGGCAACGGCTACTTCGGCGAGCGCATGGCCGCGATGGTCCGCCGAGCCGACGGCGAGGCCGTCTTCGTCGACGCGCCGTGGGGCGAACCGCTCGACCCCGCCGCCGTCGAGGAGGCCTTCGACCGCCACCAGCCCGACATTCTGGGGTTCGTCCACGCCGAGACGAGCACCGGCGCACTCCAGCCGAACGTCCCGGAACTGACGAGCATCGCCCACGAACACGACGCGCTCGTGATCGCCGACACCGTCACCTCCCTCGGTGGCGTCGAGTTGCGCGTCGACGAGTGGGGCATCGACGTAGCCTACTCGGCCGACCAGAAGTGTCTCTCCTGTCCGCCGGGTGCCAGCCCGCTCACGCTCAACGACCGGGCGATGGACAAGGTGCTGAGCCGGGAGACCCCGGTCCGCTCGTGGTATCTCGATCTCTCACTGCTCCAGGAGTACTGGGGCGACGAGCGGGCCTACCACCACACCGCGCCGATCACCAACGTCTACGCGCTCCGAGAGGCGCTCAGGCTGGTCGCCGAGGAGGGTATCGAGAACCGCTGGGCGCGCCACCGCCGCGTGGCCGGTGCGCTCAAGGCCGGCGTCGAGGCGATGGGGCTGGAACTCAACCCCGAGGAGGACTGGTGGCTGCCGAGCCTGAACGCCGTGCGGCTCCCGGCTGGCGTCGACGACGGGACCGTCATCGAGGCGCTCGTGGAGGAGTACGGTATCGAGATCGCCGGCGGGCTCGGTGACCTCTCGGGCGATATCCTGCGAATCGGCTGTATGGGTCACAGCGCCCGCGCGGAGAACGTACTGGCGCTGACGAATGCGCTCGGCAACACGCTCGAAGCGCTGGACGCGGATGTGGACGCGGACGCGGGCGCGAACGCGGCCCGCCGCGCGCTCAGGCGCTGA
- a CDS encoding metal-dependent hydrolase — protein sequence MFLGHGLLAFALVALAGSAVGWSRERALWLGVLAGAFATVPDVDMLYAPIGLLGGANGLLDASEAFWNASSVVHRSMTHSLVLGVVAALAFALVAVRYRSTVHSRYRLSATAVGVGLLVGLVAAAGLVSHGLAAVMVALFCLAGLGVTVVAARRGVAPHLVGATALIGLLSHPFGDLFTGEPPAMLYPLDATLFAGRVALHPDPTLHLLGAFAIELATIWLAAYALFALTDRRFRDYLSPRAGLGAGYAAAALALPAPTLSASYPFVFSILPLASVGVVGAARRSGDQFPLGRVRPTLSDWPTALATGLAAVTLAAAGYTLAYLLV from the coding sequence ATGTTTCTCGGCCACGGACTGCTCGCGTTCGCCCTCGTCGCCCTCGCCGGCAGCGCAGTCGGGTGGTCGCGCGAGCGTGCGTTGTGGCTCGGCGTCCTCGCCGGGGCGTTCGCGACCGTCCCCGACGTGGACATGCTGTACGCGCCCATCGGTCTGCTGGGCGGCGCGAACGGCCTGCTCGACGCGTCCGAAGCGTTCTGGAACGCCAGCAGCGTCGTCCACCGCTCGATGACACACTCGCTCGTCCTCGGCGTGGTCGCCGCCCTCGCGTTCGCGCTCGTCGCCGTCCGGTATCGCTCGACGGTTCACAGCCGGTACCGCCTGTCCGCCACAGCCGTCGGCGTCGGCCTGCTCGTCGGACTCGTCGCGGCCGCGGGCCTCGTCAGCCACGGCCTCGCAGCCGTGATGGTCGCCCTGTTCTGTCTGGCCGGCCTCGGCGTGACGGTCGTCGCCGCGCGTCGTGGCGTCGCCCCCCACCTCGTCGGCGCGACGGCCCTGATCGGCCTCCTGAGCCACCCGTTCGGTGACCTGTTCACCGGCGAACCACCGGCGATGCTCTACCCGCTCGACGCGACGCTGTTCGCCGGGCGCGTGGCGCTCCACCCCGACCCGACGCTGCACCTGCTCGGCGCGTTCGCGATCGAACTCGCGACGATCTGGCTGGCCGCGTACGCACTCTTCGCCCTCACCGACCGACGCTTCCGGGACTATCTCAGTCCCCGGGCGGGACTGGGGGCCGGCTACGCCGCGGCAGCGCTCGCCCTCCCCGCGCCCACGCTGTCGGCGTCGTACCCGTTCGTGTTCTCGATTCTGCCGCTGGCTTCGGTGGGAGTCGTCGGTGCAGCCCGGCGATCGGGCGACCAGTTCCCGCTGGGGCGAGTCCGGCCGACGCTCTCGGACTGGCCGACTGCGCTCGCGACGGGACTGGCTGCCGTGACGCTGGCCGCGGCGGGGTACACGCTCGCGTACCTGCTCGTGTAG
- a CDS encoding TSUP family transporter has product MGTSNTQLDVAQFLANLRAFRYREVMMVFATAMVAAGSVVLFPGMDNVTRGLQSDVSGGLLAAFVLVAVLAGAVKGMIGFGYALITTPIFATVIDPTLAVVVLAIPPWMLNMFQIGETDTGLEFVREEWALLALAVVGTVVGVVFLAEFSAGPIVPFLIGLVIFGYVVFQVVQNFVTVREAHHPVALGTAGFLEGFLLAVANLGPLLPAYFHTFERDVDRYIGGLSMVLAAIFTVRIVQMTFFTDLMTTYRLWLGSVIAVVTIIGLLIGTYLRRLEIDEAKFNWFVVALLFVISLNIFRNTIPALFL; this is encoded by the coding sequence ATGGGTACGAGCAACACGCAACTCGACGTGGCACAGTTCCTCGCGAACCTGCGGGCGTTCCGGTATCGGGAGGTGATGATGGTCTTCGCGACCGCGATGGTCGCCGCCGGGTCGGTCGTCCTCTTCCCGGGTATGGACAACGTCACGCGGGGCCTCCAGTCGGACGTTTCCGGTGGGCTGCTCGCCGCATTCGTCCTCGTCGCGGTCCTCGCGGGCGCGGTCAAGGGCATGATCGGGTTCGGCTACGCGCTGATCACGACCCCCATCTTCGCGACGGTCATCGACCCGACGCTCGCGGTCGTCGTCCTCGCCATCCCGCCGTGGATGCTCAACATGTTCCAGATCGGGGAGACGGACACCGGGCTGGAGTTCGTCCGCGAGGAGTGGGCGCTGCTGGCGCTGGCCGTCGTCGGGACGGTCGTCGGCGTGGTCTTTCTCGCCGAGTTCAGCGCCGGCCCCATCGTCCCGTTTCTGATCGGTCTGGTCATCTTCGGCTACGTCGTCTTTCAGGTCGTCCAGAACTTCGTGACGGTCCGGGAGGCCCACCACCCGGTCGCGCTCGGCACGGCCGGCTTCCTCGAAGGGTTCCTGCTCGCGGTCGCGAACCTCGGCCCGCTGCTGCCGGCGTACTTCCACACCTTCGAGCGCGACGTGGACCGGTACATCGGCGGGCTCTCGATGGTGCTGGCGGCGATTTTCACCGTGCGGATCGTCCAGATGACGTTTTTCACCGACCTGATGACGACCTACCGGCTCTGGCTCGGCTCGGTCATCGCCGTCGTCACGATCATCGGCCTGCTGATCGGCACCTACCTCCGGCGACTGGAGATCGACGAGGCGAAGTTCAACTGGTTCGTCGTCGCGCTGCTGTTCGTGATCTCGCTCAACATCTTTCGGAACACGATTCCCGCGCTCTTCCTCTGA
- a CDS encoding MFS transporter, which produces MSTATDLQQGIREHLGQFSLHVLLVFATGLTIGSERAVVPVLGEDILGVESFLVIGSFVVSFGFVKALLNLYAGKWGEEYGRKPVLVLGWATALPLPLILIFAPSWNWIVFGNVLLGVNQALTWSMAINAKIDLAGPDQRGLAVGIDEAFGYTGVAAGAWITGVIAARTSLRPEPFYFLAAVVVLAFLISIFLIRETVQYAQAEGDDDHHDANLPFEEVLKRATYGDRTLFAAAQAGHVENFVDTLFWIAVPLYLTSQGLGIAAVGVVVGVHSAMYFFQIATGGLADRIGRRPPVVAGMFLAGGGVLGMVFVEGYIPWAVLAAVSGLGMALLYPNLMTVPGDAAHPTWRSAGMGVYRMWRDSGYGVGAILIGVTMEFVSAEAAFYVTAGLMFLSGAVVYVWMEETHPEFGTHEPPAPAAESAPGTASDD; this is translated from the coding sequence ATGAGTACGGCAACAGATCTCCAGCAGGGCATCCGCGAACACCTCGGACAGTTCTCGCTGCACGTCCTGCTGGTGTTCGCGACCGGCCTCACGATCGGCTCGGAACGCGCCGTCGTGCCCGTACTGGGCGAGGACATCCTCGGCGTCGAGTCGTTCCTCGTGATCGGCTCGTTCGTCGTCTCCTTCGGTTTCGTGAAGGCGCTGCTCAACCTCTACGCCGGGAAGTGGGGCGAAGAGTACGGCCGCAAGCCCGTCCTCGTTCTGGGGTGGGCGACCGCCCTGCCGCTCCCGCTGATCCTGATTTTCGCCCCCAGCTGGAACTGGATCGTCTTCGGGAACGTCCTGCTGGGCGTCAATCAGGCGCTGACCTGGAGCATGGCGATCAACGCCAAGATCGACCTCGCGGGGCCCGACCAGCGCGGCCTCGCGGTCGGCATCGACGAGGCCTTCGGCTACACGGGCGTGGCCGCCGGCGCGTGGATCACAGGCGTCATCGCGGCCCGGACGAGCCTCCGGCCCGAGCCGTTCTACTTCCTCGCGGCCGTCGTCGTGCTCGCCTTCCTGATCTCGATTTTCCTGATCAGAGAGACCGTCCAGTACGCACAGGCCGAGGGCGACGACGACCACCACGACGCCAACCTCCCGTTCGAGGAAGTGCTGAAGCGGGCCACCTACGGCGACAGGACGCTGTTCGCCGCGGCCCAGGCCGGTCACGTCGAGAACTTCGTGGACACCCTGTTCTGGATCGCCGTCCCGCTCTATCTCACGAGTCAGGGGCTGGGTATCGCGGCCGTCGGCGTCGTCGTCGGAGTCCACAGCGCGATGTACTTCTTCCAGATCGCGACCGGTGGCCTCGCCGACCGGATCGGTCGCCGGCCTCCCGTGGTCGCGGGGATGTTCCTCGCCGGGGGCGGCGTCCTCGGAATGGTGTTCGTCGAGGGCTACATCCCGTGGGCCGTGCTGGCCGCTGTCTCGGGACTCGGCATGGCCTTGCTCTACCCGAACCTGATGACCGTGCCCGGCGACGCCGCTCATCCGACCTGGCGATCCGCCGGTATGGGCGTCTACCGGATGTGGCGCGACTCGGGCTACGGCGTCGGCGCGATCCTGATCGGCGTGACGATGGAGTTCGTCAGCGCCGAGGCCGCGTTCTACGTGACCGCCGGCCTGATGTTCCTCTCCGGTGCTGTCGTCTACGTCTGGATGGAGGAGACCCACCCCGAGTTCGGGACCCACGAACCGCCGGCTCCCGCGGCGGAATCTGCCCCGGGAACAGCGTCCGACGACTGA
- a CDS encoding rhodanese-like domain-containing protein has translation MSEITPEELGRRLQADDEDVLVLDIRHREEFEDWHVPGSRNVDVYDDLVDDPGAAREALADLPDEAIVTVCTEGVVSRTATDVLEEMGYDAATLEDGMSGWSRVHRHAPIPVDIDGQLLQVARPGKGCLSHVLVSDGEAAVFDASHYLDEYEALLDEYDADLVAALDTHAHADHVSGGAELAARRDAPYSLHPADALEIDATPLEDGETLAVGDVEVEVIHTPGHSEGSVSFDVGGEALLTGDTLFHESVGRVELGVEAGIEDADVEDNAATLYESLQRLLAYPDDVVVLPAHDPGSPDPPVVATLGEVRARNADLGRDRGDFVETLASDVPDHPPNFERVKRANVGQASVSESEVADLELGPNNCAAE, from the coding sequence ATGTCAGAGATCACGCCGGAGGAACTCGGCAGGCGACTCCAGGCCGACGACGAGGACGTACTCGTCCTGGACATTCGCCACCGAGAGGAGTTCGAGGATTGGCACGTCCCGGGGAGCAGGAACGTCGACGTCTACGACGACCTCGTCGACGACCCCGGGGCGGCCAGAGAGGCGCTCGCGGATCTGCCCGACGAAGCGATCGTGACCGTCTGTACCGAGGGCGTCGTTTCCCGGACGGCGACGGACGTGCTGGAAGAGATGGGATACGACGCGGCGACGCTCGAAGATGGCATGAGCGGCTGGAGCCGCGTCCATCGGCACGCACCGATCCCGGTCGATATCGACGGGCAGTTGCTGCAGGTGGCCCGTCCGGGGAAGGGCTGTCTCTCGCACGTCCTCGTCTCGGACGGCGAGGCGGCCGTGTTCGACGCCTCCCACTACCTCGACGAGTACGAGGCGCTCCTCGACGAGTACGACGCCGACCTCGTTGCGGCTCTCGACACCCACGCCCACGCCGACCACGTCTCCGGCGGCGCGGAACTGGCCGCCCGTCGGGACGCTCCCTACTCCCTCCACCCCGCGGACGCGCTGGAGATCGACGCGACTCCGCTGGAAGACGGGGAGACGCTCGCGGTCGGCGACGTGGAGGTCGAGGTGATCCACACCCCGGGCCACAGCGAGGGGAGCGTCTCGTTCGACGTGGGCGGCGAGGCGTTGCTCACCGGCGACACGCTCTTCCACGAGAGCGTCGGCCGCGTCGAACTCGGCGTCGAGGCCGGCATCGAGGACGCGGACGTCGAGGACAACGCCGCCACGCTGTACGAGAGCCTCCAGCGACTGCTGGCGTACCCGGACGACGTGGTCGTCCTGCCGGCACACGACCCCGGCTCGCCCGATCCGCCCGTGGTCGCGACGCTGGGAGAGGTCAGAGCGCGCAACGCGGACCTCGGCCGTGATCGCGGGGACTTCGTCGAGACGCTCGCGTCCGACGTTCCCGATCACCCGCCGAACTTCGAGCGCGTCAAGCGAGCCAACGTGGGCCAGGCGTCGGTCAGCGAGTCGGAGGTGGCCGACCTCGAACTGGGGCCGAACAACTGTGCGGCGGAGTGA
- a CDS encoding helix-turn-helix domain-containing protein, with protein MALYEASLRVRHECPYREISERHPDLTIREWPLSDCQVLEISADETPTDRLMEDIDRLGTVLHESADDAGYHVVTQSCLCSLEESIVDRFEEYNCLYQSPTIYRQGWEHYTVIAFDEGDVRALLDDLRADRDIELLSKTAIAEKQIPHSMLTPVDRLFDDLTDRQLAALQLALEHGYYEQPRKTSLRDIADRTTVSKSTYEEHLRKAENKLLTNAGRYLRLVTASASTDPLHAEQPGPSEQSAD; from the coding sequence ATGGCACTGTACGAGGCGTCGCTTCGGGTGAGACACGAGTGTCCCTACCGGGAGATCTCGGAACGGCATCCCGATCTCACGATCCGGGAGTGGCCGTTGAGCGACTGTCAGGTACTGGAGATATCGGCGGACGAGACGCCGACGGACCGTCTGATGGAAGACATCGACCGGCTCGGGACGGTGCTGCACGAGTCGGCCGACGACGCCGGGTACCACGTCGTGACCCAGTCCTGTCTCTGTTCGCTGGAGGAGTCTATCGTCGACCGGTTCGAGGAGTACAACTGCCTGTACCAGTCGCCGACGATCTATCGACAGGGCTGGGAGCACTACACGGTCATCGCGTTCGACGAGGGCGACGTCCGGGCGTTGCTCGACGATCTGCGTGCCGACCGGGACATCGAACTCCTCTCGAAAACCGCCATCGCCGAGAAGCAGATCCCACACAGCATGCTGACGCCGGTCGACCGGCTGTTCGACGACCTGACCGACCGGCAACTGGCGGCGCTCCAGTTGGCGCTCGAACACGGGTACTACGAGCAACCCCGGAAGACGTCGCTCCGCGACATCGCCGACCGGACCACCGTCTCGAAGTCGACCTACGAGGAACACCTTCGGAAGGCCGAGAACAAACTGCTCACGAACGCGGGACGGTACCTGCGGTTGGTGACTGCGAGCGCGTCGACCGACCCGCTCCACGCGGAGCAGCCGGGACCGTCCGAGCAGAGCGCCGACTGA
- the fer gene encoding ferredoxin Fer, whose amino-acid sequence MDSPFEILGIEPDADDAAVREAYRRRVKEAHPDRGGSAREFQRVKEAYEKIQNGWEPADETDPGHPEPGRSESSVDGTTAEPEGTRVEYLDYEVLDDHGWELTDDDLFEKAAGAYLDEDDYGELRVRPNQSLLEAAEDDGHAWPFACRGGACTNCAVAVVEGEMPTPTNHILPQEMLDKGIRLSCISSPVTDEAKIVFNVKYLPGVNELLLPASRFEGASTTD is encoded by the coding sequence GTGGACTCCCCATTCGAGATTCTCGGGATCGAGCCCGACGCCGACGACGCGGCGGTTCGCGAAGCCTACCGTCGACGGGTGAAGGAGGCCCACCCCGACCGTGGCGGCTCGGCCCGCGAGTTCCAGCGCGTCAAAGAGGCCTACGAGAAAATTCAGAACGGATGGGAGCCAGCCGACGAGACCGATCCCGGCCACCCGGAGCCTGGCCGGTCGGAATCGAGTGTCGACGGCACGACCGCGGAACCGGAAGGGACCCGCGTCGAGTACCTCGACTACGAGGTCCTCGACGACCACGGCTGGGAACTCACCGACGATGACCTGTTCGAGAAGGCCGCCGGTGCGTACCTCGACGAGGACGATTACGGAGAGCTCCGTGTCCGGCCCAACCAGTCGCTACTGGAAGCCGCCGAGGACGACGGCCACGCCTGGCCGTTCGCCTGTCGGGGCGGTGCCTGCACCAACTGCGCCGTGGCCGTCGTCGAGGGCGAGATGCCGACCCCGACCAACCACATCCTCCCTCAGGAGATGCTCGACAAGGGGATCCGCCTCTCCTGTATCAGTTCGCCCGTCACCGACGAGGCCAAGATCGTCTTCAACGTCAAGTATCTCCCCGGCGTCAACGAACTCCTCCTGCCCGCCAGCCGGTTCGAGGGCGCGTCGACGACCGACTGA
- a CDS encoding MBL fold metallo-hydrolase, which translates to MHRITLGNTYFEGENDAYLFTGDRTVLVDTGIATADTREQLADGLADHGVEFADIDAVFLTHYHADHAGLAAEIQDAGGATVYAHPADAPLIAGDDDAWDDFRAQQRAAFDEWGMPEDRRETLLTVMQAGVDHHAAGAEVETFEDGDRFDVGETTLEVLHTPGHTAGLSSFVMTDRDEVLTGDAVLPVYTPNVGGADVRVDRPLERYLDTLGRIAEADFERAWPGHRDPIDDPTGRAEEIIHHHEERAYRVLRALDDLGPSNAWEVSADLFGDLDDIHVLHGPGEASAHLDHLTRAGDIERDDDGTYSLTADTRERLGDRDDGTWPL; encoded by the coding sequence ATGCATCGGATCACGCTCGGAAACACGTACTTCGAGGGCGAGAACGACGCCTATCTGTTCACCGGCGACCGGACGGTGCTGGTCGACACCGGCATCGCGACCGCCGACACCCGCGAGCAACTGGCCGACGGTCTCGCAGACCACGGCGTCGAGTTCGCCGACATCGACGCGGTCTTTCTCACTCACTATCACGCCGACCACGCCGGTCTCGCCGCCGAGATCCAGGACGCCGGCGGTGCCACCGTCTACGCCCACCCGGCGGACGCGCCCCTGATCGCGGGCGACGACGACGCGTGGGACGATTTCCGCGCCCAGCAGCGAGCGGCCTTCGACGAGTGGGGGATGCCCGAGGACCGACGGGAGACGCTGCTGACCGTCATGCAGGCCGGCGTCGACCACCACGCGGCCGGAGCAGAAGTCGAGACGTTCGAGGACGGCGACCGCTTCGACGTAGGTGAGACCACGCTGGAAGTGCTGCACACGCCCGGCCACACCGCCGGCCTCAGCTCGTTCGTCATGACCGACCGCGACGAGGTGCTCACCGGCGACGCCGTGTTGCCCGTCTACACACCCAACGTCGGTGGGGCCGACGTGCGCGTCGACCGTCCGCTGGAGCGGTACCTCGACACGCTCGGCCGGATCGCCGAGGCCGACTTCGAGCGTGCCTGGCCCGGCCACCGCGACCCCATCGACGACCCCACAGGACGTGCCGAGGAGATCATCCATCACCACGAGGAACGGGCCTACCGCGTCCTCCGGGCGCTCGACGACCTCGGCCCGTCGAACGCGTGGGAGGTCAGCGCCGACCTGTTCGGCGACCTCGACGACATCCACGTCCTCCACGGGCCCGGCGAGGCGTCGGCTCACCTCGATCATCTGACCCGCGCCGGCGACATCGAGAGAGACGACGACGGAACGTACTCCCTGACCGCCGACACGCGCGAGCGACTCGGCGATCGCGACGACGGGACCTGGCCGCTCTGA
- a CDS encoding alpha/beta fold hydrolase has translation MSETRYTHEEWSSEQSDASVSVDGHDLSVAFFDSAEEGEVDTANEDPPIVFLHGIPTWSYLWRDVAPAVAEATDRRVIVPDMLGYGNSAMHDGFDRSVRAQELMLRELLDELEIDEFALVAHDIGGGAAVRYAAHRPGEVSDLVMANAVCYDSWPVEFISNLGLPDTADQAPEEFQSMLEGAFRQGLYGDDADETFVEGIAAPWTTETGQVSLCRNAVATNTNHTTEIDYGQIEADLLCLWGADDVMQPLEYGQRLAEEVGGEVVELDAYHWVVEDRPERFAEEVSQFLAE, from the coding sequence ATGTCCGAGACACGGTACACACACGAGGAGTGGTCCAGCGAGCAAAGCGACGCGTCCGTCTCCGTCGACGGGCACGATCTGTCGGTCGCCTTCTTCGACTCGGCGGAGGAGGGCGAGGTCGACACCGCGAACGAGGACCCGCCGATCGTCTTCCTGCACGGGATTCCGACGTGGTCGTACCTCTGGCGGGACGTGGCGCCGGCCGTCGCCGAGGCGACCGACCGTCGGGTGATCGTCCCCGATATGCTCGGGTACGGCAACTCGGCGATGCACGACGGGTTCGACCGGTCGGTCAGGGCACAGGAGCTGATGCTCCGGGAGCTGCTCGACGAACTCGAAATCGACGAGTTCGCGCTGGTCGCTCACGACATCGGCGGCGGCGCGGCGGTCCGGTACGCCGCCCACCGGCCCGGCGAGGTATCCGACCTCGTGATGGCCAACGCCGTCTGTTACGACTCCTGGCCGGTCGAGTTCATCTCGAACCTCGGCCTGCCCGACACCGCCGATCAAGCGCCCGAGGAGTTTCAGTCGATGCTCGAGGGAGCCTTCCGGCAGGGGCTCTACGGCGACGATGCCGACGAGACGTTCGTCGAGGGGATCGCCGCACCGTGGACGACCGAGACCGGACAGGTCTCGCTCTGTCGGAACGCAGTGGCCACGAACACCAACCACACGACGGAGATCGACTACGGCCAGATCGAGGCCGACCTGCTCTGTCTCTGGGGGGCCGACGACGTGATGCAGCCGCTAGAGTACGGACAGCGACTGGCCGAGGAGGTCGGTGGCGAGGTGGTCGAACTCGACGCCTACCACTGGGTCGTCGAGGATCGCCCCGAGCGGTTCGCCGAGGAAGTGTCACAGTTTCTCGCGGAGTGA
- a CDS encoding Lrp/AsnC family transcriptional regulator, with amino-acid sequence MSADQNPPDWEFKERDVLILRELSRDPQLSSRDLARILETEHDIEVSHVTVSESIRGMREEGVFREAIIPNEEYFIFGMFEFKINPEHFEEGWRDAMEYIRDSPNTLMYFLSDGEYQWKSVMMFPDRQTESKWIHDFYKEHGEVVDNLRNSVVHNVLKFRTDPEILETLHEDD; translated from the coding sequence GTGAGCGCCGATCAGAATCCACCGGACTGGGAGTTCAAGGAACGGGACGTGTTGATACTGCGCGAGCTATCCCGGGACCCACAGCTGTCCTCGCGTGACCTGGCGCGCATCCTCGAAACGGAACACGACATCGAGGTGTCCCACGTCACCGTCAGCGAGTCGATCCGCGGGATGCGCGAGGAGGGCGTCTTCCGCGAGGCGATCATCCCCAACGAGGAGTACTTCATCTTCGGGATGTTCGAGTTCAAGATCAACCCCGAGCACTTCGAGGAGGGCTGGCGTGACGCCATGGAGTACATCCGGGACTCGCCGAACACGCTGATGTACTTCCTCTCGGACGGCGAGTACCAGTGGAAGTCGGTGATGATGTTCCCCGACCGCCAGACCGAGTCCAAGTGGATCCACGACTTCTACAAGGAACACGGCGAGGTCGTCGACAACCTCCGCAACTCCGTCGTCCACAACGTCCTCAAGTTCCGGACCGACCCGGAGATCTTAGAGACACTCCACGAGGACGACTGA
- a CDS encoding MaoC/PaaZ C-terminal domain-containing protein, giving the protein MTESYFETVEIGEQRETKGRTITEADVMNFAGVSGDFNHLHTDAETMADSEFGERIAHGMLVFSVATGLLWQSRSEKERDAVVAFYGIDEVRFVGPTFIGDTIHVEIEVLEKERRDHPVATGVVRYDIDVVTQAGDTVLSCEMLSLVT; this is encoded by the coding sequence ATGACAGAGAGTTACTTCGAGACCGTCGAGATCGGCGAACAGCGCGAGACCAAGGGTCGGACGATCACGGAGGCGGACGTGATGAACTTCGCCGGCGTCAGCGGCGACTTCAACCACCTCCACACCGACGCGGAGACGATGGCCGACTCCGAGTTCGGTGAGCGGATCGCCCACGGCATGCTCGTGTTCTCGGTCGCGACGGGGCTGCTCTGGCAATCCCGATCGGAGAAGGAACGCGACGCCGTAGTCGCGTTCTACGGCATCGACGAGGTGCGGTTCGTCGGGCCGACGTTCATCGGCGACACGATCCACGTCGAAATCGAGGTTCTGGAAAAAGAACGGCGAGATCACCCGGTCGCGACCGGCGTCGTCCGGTACGACATCGACGTGGTCACACAGGCCGGCGATACGGTGTTGTCCTGTGAGATGCTCTCGCTGGTGACCTGA
- a CDS encoding PaaI family thioesterase: MAEDGDGGPGGPMDIDPDAPSAEVAAYVLENHGYLSWLNISVEDLEEGRAVMHLPYQEKLANWVTGTIHGGVTATLIDTCSAFALRTTMDDPMETTLATTDLDVKYVRPATSDIEVEAAVIRSGTSTGVTRVTVTGETDDGEEKIVAIGATTYRLFTDSDI; encoded by the coding sequence ATGGCGGAAGACGGTGACGGCGGGCCCGGGGGACCGATGGACATAGACCCGGACGCCCCCAGCGCGGAGGTCGCCGCGTACGTCCTGGAGAACCACGGCTACCTCTCGTGGCTGAACATCTCGGTCGAGGATCTGGAGGAAGGTCGCGCGGTCATGCACCTCCCCTACCAGGAGAAACTCGCCAACTGGGTGACGGGGACGATCCACGGCGGCGTGACCGCTACGCTGATCGACACCTGTAGCGCCTTCGCGCTCCGGACCACGATGGACGACCCGATGGAGACGACGCTCGCCACCACGGATCTGGACGTGAAGTACGTCCGGCCGGCGACCTCCGATATCGAGGTCGAGGCAGCGGTCATCCGATCGGGCACGTCGACCGGCGTCACACGGGTCACCGTCACCGGCGAGACCGACGACGGCGAGGAGAAGATCGTGGCCATCGGCGCGACGACCTACCGGCTGTTCACGGACAGCGACATATGA